In Rubidibacter lacunae KORDI 51-2, one DNA window encodes the following:
- a CDS encoding glycosyltransferase, which produces MESTRDSSRLLVVQYGGDYREAFKRFAAGGEETYYAQRYSVDAVAKLGERFDEVATLCCVCSEPYNELLENGVRAIGAGPQLATSGRSLVKIVKQYEPTHLVIRTPIRAILQLATRKKISTIAVLADSFSSEGLKSKIRNQRLASLLNDETVAWVGNHGTNASESLAGISVKPEKIVPWDWPHEKTPGLFSAKVFPTSKSVWEVLYVGTMVESKGFGDALRAVAILKSQGDRVLLRAIGTGDIEAYTKLARDLQIEDCVEFLGLRPNREIVPAMRAADTIIIPSRHEYPEGFPMTIYEALCSRTPIVASDHPMFARKLTDRVSALIFSSGSSEGLAGCLQTLKSSPELYTRLSLASQATWDQLQVPVKWAELLNAGLSDLPRDRQWLRDRSLAAIGDNLPGSSTSNKLI; this is translated from the coding sequence ATGGAATCTACACGAGACTCTTCACGCTTGCTAGTGGTTCAATACGGGGGCGACTACCGCGAGGCTTTCAAGCGCTTTGCCGCTGGAGGAGAAGAAACTTACTACGCACAAAGGTACTCTGTCGATGCCGTTGCCAAATTGGGAGAACGATTTGATGAGGTGGCAACGTTGTGCTGCGTTTGTAGCGAGCCCTATAACGAGCTGCTCGAAAATGGGGTGCGGGCAATTGGTGCCGGCCCCCAGCTCGCGACATCCGGGCGATCGCTAGTGAAGATCGTCAAACAGTACGAGCCGACTCATCTAGTTATCAGAACGCCGATCCGAGCGATCTTGCAACTCGCTACTCGGAAGAAGATTAGCACCATTGCCGTCCTTGCCGATTCTTTCTCATCCGAGGGATTGAAAAGCAAAATTCGCAACCAACGGCTTGCAAGCTTATTGAACGACGAGACAGTGGCTTGGGTTGGCAACCACGGGACCAATGCATCGGAGTCGCTGGCTGGGATCAGCGTAAAACCCGAAAAGATCGTTCCTTGGGATTGGCCTCACGAGAAGACTCCAGGACTATTTTCGGCAAAAGTCTTCCCGACATCGAAGTCGGTTTGGGAGGTTTTGTATGTGGGAACAATGGTGGAGTCGAAAGGTTTCGGCGACGCATTAAGGGCTGTAGCAATCCTAAAATCTCAAGGCGATCGCGTTCTACTCAGAGCTATTGGTACGGGTGACATAGAAGCTTATACAAAACTCGCCCGCGACTTGCAAATCGAAGACTGTGTTGAATTTCTGGGGCTGCGACCCAATCGGGAGATCGTTCCTGCTATGCGAGCCGCAGATACCATCATTATTCCCAGCAGGCATGAATATCCCGAGGGATTCCCCATGACAATCTATGAGGCGCTGTGCTCCAGAACGCCAATCGTTGCCTCAGATCATCCGATGTTCGCGCGCAAGTTAACCGATCGCGTGAGTGCCCTGATTTTCTCGTCTGGCAGTTCGGAAGGCTTGGCTGGATGTCTGCAAACACTGAAATCGTCGCCAGAGCTTTACACGCGCCTCTCGCTCGCGTCTCAGGCTACATGGGACCAGTTGCAAGTTCCGGTGAAGTGGGCAGAACTGTTGAATGCAGGGCTCTCTGACCTGCCGCGCGATCGCCAATGGTTGCGCGATCGCAGCCTAGCAGCGATCGGTGACAACCTTCCTGGCAGCTCGACATCAAATAAACTAATCTAA
- a CDS encoding glycosyltransferase has product MMPGVEPPPVEEVYERFHNVNDAWCVQAYIHLRRRGLNVHLTSRYLPGRICVTSYEHLAIRDAPFNSYVVVVRHDRGRPEICEQRIVQNALNLVDWTDHLMPLWAQPNLKARDVGRGPRMEILGFKGRDRNLAAPFKRPEFLQQLAELGVTLKMSPEEERAHRRDWAEYTNVDAILAIRNCTEYDLAIKPPSKLVNAWFAGCPAILGPEPAFQGLRKSPLDYIEVRSPADVISAVCRLRDRPDLFRAMVENGRLRAREFTPDILSRRWRDLLAGAIAAGYERWQQESRLKKALRPIQFGFRAIAHRRERHLFLRNIRVGKRIFDEP; this is encoded by the coding sequence ATGATGCCTGGGGTAGAACCGCCGCCAGTTGAAGAGGTTTACGAGCGCTTTCATAACGTGAATGACGCTTGGTGCGTGCAGGCATACATTCACTTGCGACGGCGCGGGTTGAACGTGCACTTAACTTCACGCTACCTCCCCGGTCGAATCTGCGTGACCTCATACGAACATCTGGCGATTCGCGATGCTCCATTTAATAGTTATGTCGTAGTTGTTCGACACGATCGCGGACGCCCGGAGATTTGCGAACAGCGTATCGTGCAAAACGCTCTGAATTTAGTGGATTGGACCGACCACTTGATGCCGTTGTGGGCTCAGCCGAATTTGAAAGCTCGAGATGTAGGGCGCGGTCCCCGTATGGAGATATTGGGCTTCAAAGGTCGAGACAGGAATCTGGCTGCACCATTCAAGCGACCTGAGTTTCTGCAGCAACTTGCCGAACTCGGAGTAACGCTCAAGATGAGCCCGGAGGAAGAGCGGGCACATCGCCGCGATTGGGCGGAATACACCAATGTCGATGCCATTCTAGCTATTCGCAATTGTACGGAATACGACCTGGCAATTAAGCCGCCGAGTAAGTTAGTTAATGCTTGGTTTGCAGGCTGTCCGGCAATATTGGGACCGGAGCCGGCTTTTCAAGGACTGCGTAAATCGCCGTTAGACTACATTGAGGTTCGCTCGCCTGCTGATGTCATATCGGCAGTCTGCCGCTTGCGCGATCGACCCGACTTGTTCCGAGCCATGGTCGAGAACGGACGGCTTCGCGCCCGAGAGTTTACTCCCGACATACTGTCTCGACGCTGGCGCGATTTGCTGGCAGGGGCGATTGCAGCGGGCTACGAGCGCTGGCAACAAGAGTCGCGACTGAAGAAAGCATTGCGCCCCATCCAGTTTGGGTTTCGCGCGATCGCACACCGTCGCGAACGACACTTATTTCTTCGCAACATCAGGGTTGGGAAACGCATTTTTGATGAGCCATGA
- a CDS encoding FkbM family methyltransferase produces MGVFEIHPKLAFLVLPYARRELPGWGRLLKLFKVSGAEFDPLWHEAATRIVEGKWHGYGMSLDLANWSDRLIYFIGRYYDLPPQLVVRAVLAPGDKFVDVGAHKGMLTLIAAARVGTSGSVLAVEPNPGLFAELQQLVETNSLTQVRLHHCGLADTPAELTLNVLAETTKAGTVEHSNLGTFAELPDPDDSLSVNRYRVPVVCGDDLIPDDWDNVAAIKIDTEGFDSAVIRGLRKTIDRCRPVVITEVIAKHLENAGSSITELCEIMQDLGYIGHNIEVRSRAWQHQLYLHRASERMTREVVWLHPDGIASRRLQPFVK; encoded by the coding sequence ATGGGCGTATTCGAGATCCACCCTAAACTTGCTTTTCTTGTTTTGCCCTATGCCCGCCGCGAATTGCCTGGTTGGGGGAGGTTACTGAAGTTATTTAAGGTTTCAGGAGCTGAGTTCGATCCGCTTTGGCACGAGGCCGCAACGCGCATTGTCGAAGGCAAGTGGCACGGATATGGCATGTCGCTCGATCTGGCTAACTGGTCCGATCGCCTCATTTACTTTATCGGACGTTATTACGATTTGCCCCCACAGCTCGTGGTGCGCGCAGTGCTCGCACCCGGAGATAAGTTTGTTGATGTCGGCGCGCACAAAGGGATGTTGACGCTGATTGCGGCAGCGCGAGTTGGGACGTCTGGAAGCGTTCTGGCGGTCGAGCCGAATCCGGGCTTGTTCGCAGAACTACAACAGCTTGTGGAAACGAATTCACTGACACAGGTAAGACTTCATCATTGCGGTCTAGCCGATACGCCTGCCGAGTTGACGTTAAACGTGCTGGCTGAAACGACAAAAGCCGGCACAGTCGAACATAGTAATTTGGGAACGTTTGCTGAGTTGCCAGATCCTGATGACTCGCTGTCTGTAAATCGATATCGCGTTCCGGTGGTGTGTGGCGACGATTTGATTCCCGACGACTGGGATAATGTGGCTGCAATCAAAATCGACACGGAAGGGTTTGATTCGGCAGTCATACGCGGGTTGCGCAAAACAATCGATCGCTGCCGCCCGGTCGTGATTACCGAGGTCATTGCCAAGCATCTAGAAAATGCCGGCTCGAGCATCACAGAGTTGTGCGAGATTATGCAGGACTTGGGATATATCGGTCATAACATTGAAGTTCGCAGTCGTGCGTGGCAGCATCAGCTGTATCTTCACCGTGCAAGCGAACGGATGACGCGGGAGGTGGTTTGGTTGCATCCGGATGGCATCGCCTCTCGCCGGCTACAACCCTTTGTAAAGTAG